A genomic window from Cucumis melo cultivar AY chromosome 8, USDA_Cmelo_AY_1.0, whole genome shotgun sequence includes:
- the LOC103485027 gene encoding serine/threonine/tyrosine-protein kinase HT1 — protein sequence MKDIRLKSLINCDYGVSQSFVLFLLFVFHVLHFLITFHFPMEWTQTTVKLENGGAAPKMADHSDEQHSFRTITTAFIPFIGDDDSDDSGSEFVFIIEPTLLIDPHCLKIGEVIGEGSCSIVYEGLYNYQPVAVKIIQPIRASAISPEKKERFQREVTLLARLNHENIIKFIGASIEPTLMIITELMRGGTLQKYLWSIRPETPDLKFSLSIALDLSRVMTYLHSNGIIYRDLKPSNLLLTEDKQRVKLANFGLAREEISGEMTTEAGTYRWMAPELFSIDPLPVGCKKCYDHKADVYSFSIILWELLTNKTPFKGRNDIMVAYAVSKNIRPSLEEIPEDMAPLLQSCWAEDPNSRPEFTEVTDSLSNLLQSFVLKESSLPNMDDKTEEEEEEEEEKVKCTSNTSFSQRKREPKAGRHRNSSFCLKCCNNSCLSD from the exons ATGAAGGATATTCGATTAAAAAGCCTGATTAATTGTGATTATGGGGTTTCTCaatcttttgttttgtttctacTTTTCGTGTTTCACGTTCTTCATTTTCTGATTACCTTTCATTTCCCAATGGAATGGACTCAAACAACAGTGAAACTAGAAAACGGGGGGGCTGCTCCAAAAATGGCGGACCATTCCGATGAACAACACTCCTTCAGAACAATTACCACTGCTTTCATTCCGTTCATTGGAGACGATGATTCTGATGATTCGGGTTCTGAGTTCGTCTTCATCATCGAACCCACTTTGCTCATTGACCCTCATTGTTTGAAGATTGGTGAAGTTATTGGGGAAGGTTCATGCTCCATTGTCTATGAAGGATT GTATAATTATCAGCCTGTCGCCGTGAAGATTATACAGCCAATTAGAGCATCAGCTATAAGTCCTGAAAAGAAGGAGAGATTTCAGAGGGAGGTTACGTTGCTAGCTAGACTGAATCATGAGAACATTATTAAG TTCATTGGTGCTTCCATAGAGCCAACATTGATGATAATCACTGAGCTTATGAGAGGTGGAACGCTCCAGAAGTACCTATGGAGCATCCGGCCAGAGACCCCAGATTTGAAGTTTTCCTTAAGTATTGCTCTAGATCTATCGCGAGTAATGACATACTTGCATTCAAATGGCATCATTTATCGCGATTTAAAGCCAA GCAATCTACTGCTGACAGAAGACAAGCAACGGGTTAAGCTGGCAAACTTTGGGTTGGCTAGAGAGGAAATATCTGGTGAAATGACTACTGAGGCTGGTACTTACCGTTGGATGGCCCCTGAG TTATTTAGCATAGATCCATTGCCTGTTGGATGTAAGAAATGCTACGATCACAAGGCAGATGTCTACAGCTTCTCAATAATTCTTTGGGAATTGCTGACAAACAAGACTCCATTCAAAGGCAGAAATGACATAATGGTTGCATATGCTGTATCCAAG AACATAAGACCAAGTCTTGAGGAAATCCCAGAAGATATGGCCCCTCTATTGCAGTCATGTTGGGCTGAGGATCCCAATAGCCGTCCAGAATTTACAGAAGTCACAGATTCTCTTAGTAATCTCCTTCAATCATTTGTCTTAAAAGAATCTTCACTTCCTAACATGGATGACAAAacagaggaggaggaggaggaggaggaggagaaggtCAAGTGTACATCAAACACATCATTTTCTCAGAGAAAGAGAGAGCCAAAGGCTGGAAGACATAGAAACTCTTCATTCTGCCTTAAATGCTGCAACAACTCCTGCTTGTCTGATTAA
- the LOC103485028 gene encoding zinc finger protein GAI-ASSOCIATED FACTOR 1-like has translation MPADLENSPSVSGEPTVSSLGNTDPPPKSTAKKKRNLPGMPDPDAEVIALSPKTLLATNRFVCEICNKGFQRDQNLQLHRRGHNLPWKLRQRSSNEVKKKVYVCPETSCVHHDPSRALGDLTGIKKHFCRKHGEKKWKCDKCSKKYAVQSDWKAHSKICGTREYKCDCGTLFSRRDSFITHRAFCDALAEESAKAQPQSLVDKPVSDSSQKAMEPVEPNPKLSPPPSPPAAASPPQSACVLSPPLLPIQSQDQSENPSQYNEEAPVTTGMSGSCSSSKSPSSNSSSSSRFASLFASTTTSISLQPPQPPAFTDMIHVMACSDPSSDYAPTTSTEPISLCLSTSHGASIFGAASQDLRQYTPTPQPAMSATALLQKAAQMGAAASNASLLRGLGLVPSSSSATPQESSPWNQRQVEPDGISIAAGLGLGLPCDGNSGLKELMRGNHSLFAPKHTTLDFLGLGMAAGGSPNNRGLAALITSIGGGMDVGTTTGSYGAGDISSKDMNRNN, from the exons ATGCCAGCCGATTTAGAGAATTCCCCGTCGGTTTCCGGCGAACCCACTGTCTCTTCCCTTGGAAACACCGATCCGCCGCCCAAATCCACCgctaagaaaaaaagaaatctaCCCGGAATGCCAG ATCCAGATGCGGAAGTGATTGCTCTCTCCCCGAAGACCCTTTTGGCCACAAATCGATTTGTTTGTGAGATTTGCAACAAAGGGTTTCAGAGAGATCAGAATCTGCAGCTTCATCGGCGTGGTCATAATCTTCCATGGAAGCTCCGGCAAAGGTCTAGTAATGAGGTGAAGAAGAAGGTCTATGTTTGCCCTGAGACTTCTTGTGTTCATCACGATCCTTCTAGAGCTCTGGGTGATTTGACTGGGATTAAGAAGCACTTTTGCAGAAAGCATGGTGAGAAGAAGTGGAAATGCGATAAATGTTCGAAGAAATACGCCGTTCAGTCTGATTGGAAAGCCCATTCCAAAATTTGTGGTACCAGAGAATACAAATGCGATTGTGGTACTCTTTTTTCCAG AAGGGATAGCTTCATTACCCATAGAGCTTTCTGTGATGCATTGGCAGAGGAAAGTGCAAAAGCTCAGCCTCAGTCGTTGGTGGACAAACCGGTTTCTGATTCTTCTCAGAAAGCGATGGAGCCGGTGGAGCCAAATCCAAAGCTATCTCCGCCGCCGTCACCTCCGGCGGCTGCATCTCCTCCTCAATCAGCTTGTGTTCTATCTCCTCCTCTCTTGCCGATTCAAAGTCAAG ATCAATCGGAGAATCCATCCCAGTATAATGAAGAAGCACCTGTTACAACGGGCATGAGTGGTAGCTGCAGCAGCAGCAAGAGCCCTAGCAGCAACAGCAGTTCGAGTAGTCGATTTGCTAGCTTGTTTGCTTCCACTACTACATCCATAAGCCTGCAACCTCCTCAACCCCCCGCGTTTACTGACATGATACATGTTATGGCTTGTTCGGATCCCTCGTCTGACTATGCTCCAACGACGTCCACCGAGCCTATTTCTTTATGTCTTTCAACTAGCCATGGGGCATCAATTTTTGGGGCTGCTAGCCAAGACCTCCGACAGTACACACCAACTCCACAACCTGCAATGTCCGCCACTGCGTTACTACAAAAAGCTGCTCAAATGGGAGCAGCAGCTTCAAATGCCTCACTCCTTCGTGGTTTAGGCTTAGTACCATCATCCTCTTCAGCTACGCCACAAGAGAGCTCTCCATGGAATCAAAGGCAAGTTGAACCAGATGGAATCTCAATCGCTGCAGGGCTCGGGCTTGGGCTCCCTTGTGATGGAAACTCTGGATTGAAAGAACTAATGAGAGGCAACCATTCACTATTTGCTCCGAAACACACTACTCTCGATTTCCTTGGATTGGGTATGGCAGCTGGTGGTAGCCCCAACAACAGAGGATTGGCTGCACTAATCACATCGATCGGCGGAGGCATGGACGTTGGCACAACGACCGGATCCTACGGAGCTGGTGACATATCAAGCAAAGACATGAATAGAAACAATTAA
- the LOC103485030 gene encoding HVA22-like protein k, producing the protein MALLGSAITNEVGLQLLLYPLGSNVVVRTACCSVGIVLPVYSTFKAIEKKDQNEQQKWLLYWAAYGSFSLVEAFSDKLLSWFPVYYHLKFAFLVWLQLPATDGAKKLYTSHLRPFLLKHQARVDRILGSVSDEMVKTISRHQAEIQYFRTIVMKILGSDERSSRLGSARPNGAGRSLQIEDQNSDTESDIDD; encoded by the exons ATGGCTCTTCTCGGCTCCGCAATTACCAACGAG GTTGGATTGCAGCTACTCCTGTATCCTCTTGGTTCCAATGTTGTTGTTCGTACGGCATG CTGCTCCGTAGGGATCGTCTTACCTGTGTATTCCACCTTCAAGGCAATTGAGAAGAAAGATCAAAATGAGCAACAGAAGTGGCTTCTGTATTGGGCAG CCTATGGATCTTTTAGCCTTGTTGAAGCATTCTCGGACAAACTTCTTTCATG GTTTCCAGTGTACTATCATCTGAAGTTTGCGTTTCTTGTTTGGCTCCAGCTACCGGCAACTGAT GGGGCGAAAAAACTATACACGAGCCACCTGCGTCCTTTCCTCCTGAAGCATCAAGCAAGAGTGGATAGGATTTTAGGGTCCGTTTCTGATGAAATG GTTAAAACCATTAGCAGACATCAAGCAGAGATTCAGTATTTTAGAACAATTGTTATGAAAATATTGGGATCAG ACGAACGATCATCAAGGCTTGGATCAGCCAGACCAAATGGAGCTGGAAGAAGCCTACAAATTGAGGATCAAAACTCAGATACAGAGTCCGACATAGATGATTGA
- the LOC103485033 gene encoding probable polyol transporter 6, with product MEMTMVGSNGGDTTETHNKINKYALACAIVGSIISIIFGYDTGVMSGAMIFIKEEMKINDVQVEVLAGILNLCALVGSLTAGRTSDIIGRRYTIVLASVIFMIGATLMGYGPNYAILMVGRCITGIGVGFALMIAPVYAAEISAPSSRGMLTSLPEFCISFGILTGYVSNYCFGKMGAKIGWRLMLGVAAIPSLCLALGVLRMPESPRWLVLQGRLKDAREVLSKVSNTEEEAVVRFRDIKLAAGVPEDCEQDVVKMHRKTHGEGVWKELLSPTTTVRWILVVAIGLHFFQHATGIEAVVLYSPRIFRKAGITSKDKLLLATVGVGVIKTSFILVATFLLDRVGRRRILFTSITGMAVAHLMLGFGLTMVEHSNGELPWALILSIISVYMYVALYSIGMAPITWVYSTEIFPLKLRAQGLSIGVAVNRLMNAAISMSFISIYEAITIGGTFFMFAGISVIALIYFYFFLPETKGKSLEEIEKLFGEPSPREDDKARDDV from the exons ATGGAGATGACAATGGTGGGTTCGAATGGAGGAGACACTACTGAAACTCATAACAAAATCAATAAATATGCGTTGGCATGTGCTATCGTTGGCTCCATCATATCTATCATCTTTGGTTATG ATACGGGTGTTATGAGTGGAGCAATGATATTCATTAAAGAAGAGATGAAAATCAATGATGTTCAAGTGGAAGTTCTAGCCGGAATTTTGAACCTGTGCGCACTGGTGGGATCGTTGACGGCAGGAAGAACCTCCGACATAATTGGTCGCCGGTACACGATTGTTTTAGCATCGGTGATCTTCATGATTGGCGCTACTCTGATGGGGTACGGCCCAAATTACGCAATCTTGATGGTCGGGAGGTGTATAACCGGCATTGGAGTGGGTTTTGCGTTAATGATTGCTCCTGTATACGCTGCAGAAATTTCAGCTCCATCATCGAGAGGAATGCTCACTTCTTTGCCAGAGTTCTGCATTAGCTTCGGCATTTTGACGGGGTATGTCTCAAATTACTGCTTCGGAAAAATGGGTGCGAAAATTGGCTGGAGATTGATGCTCGGAGTTGCGGCAATTCCTTCCCTCTGTTTAGCTCTCGGAGTTCTGAGAATGCCGGAATCTCCCCGGTGGTTGGTGTTGCAGGGACGACTGAAAGACGCCAGAGAAGTTCTATCGAAAGTGTCGAATACAGAGGAAGAAGCAGTGGTTCGATTCAGAGACATAAAACTCGCGGCTGGAGTCCCCGAAGATTGTGAGCAAGACGTCGTGAAAATGCATAGAAAAACTCACGGTGAGGGGGTATGGAAAGAGCTATTGTCTCCAACGACCACTGTGCGTTGGATTCTGGTGGTGGCGATTGGGCTGCATTTCTTCCAACACGCTACAGGTATTGAAGCAGTTGTATTATACAGCCCAAGAATTTTCAGGAAAGCCGGAATCACAAGCAAGGACAAGCTCTTGCTGGCGACTGTCGGCGTTGGAGTGATCAAAACGTCGTTCATCCTCGTCGCCACGTTCTTACTTGACAGAGTCGGAAGAAGGCGGATACTATTCACGAGCATAACGGGGATGGCAGTTGCACACTTAATGTTAGGGTTTGGTTTAACGATGGTGGAACATTCAAATGGGGAATTGCCTTGGGCGTTGATTCTCAGCATAATCTCCGTTTATATGTACGTGGCCTTGTACTCGATTGGAATGGCGCCGATTACATGGGTATACAGTACTGAAATCTTTCCGTTGAAATTGAGAGCACAAGGGCTCAGCATTGGGGTAGCGGTGAACAGATTGATGAATGCAGCTATTTCAATGAGTTTCATTTCGATCTACGAAGCGATTACAATCGGTGGGACTTTCTTCATGTTCGCCGGAATCTCTGTAATCGCTCTAATTTACTTCTATTTCTTCTTGCCGGAGACGAAAGGGAAGTCGTTGGAAGAGATTGAGAAATTATTCGGCGAGCCTTCACCTAGGGAAGACGATAAAGCAAGAGACGACGTGTAG
- the LOC103485031 gene encoding G-box-binding factor 1 isoform X2 translates to MGTGEEGTPSKTSKPPSSSQEIAPTPSYPDWSSSVQAYYGAGATPPPFFASTVASPTPHPYLWGGQTPGSVPINAEYEGKSPDGKERASKKSKGMSGNTASGGGRTGESGKVASSSGNDGASQSAESGTEGSSEGSDENANQQEIAANKKGSFNQMLADGANAQNNTGGPNAKSSVTGKPIANIPGTNLNMGMDLWNTTNAASGAGKVRGNAVSSAIVSVPMVGRDGMMPEQWVQDERELKRQKRKQSNRESARRSRLRKQAECEELQARVQTLNNENRTLRDELQRLSEECEKLTSENSSIKEELTRFCGPEALANFEKGTAAAPAQSRGGEGKD, encoded by the exons ATGGGGACAGGGGAAGAGGGCACGCCTTCTAAAACTTCCAAACCTCCCTCTTCATCCCAG GAAATAGCTCCAACACCTTCATATCCTGATTGGTCAAGCTCAGTGCAG GCTTATTATGGTGCTGGTGCTACTCCGCCTCCCTTCTTTGCATCTACTGTTGCTTCTCCAACTCCCCACCCTTACCTCTGGGGAGGTCAG actccTGGCTCTGTACCAATCAATGCTGAATATGAAGGGAAATCCCCTGATGGAAAGGAAAGGGCCTCAAAAAAATCAAAGGGCATGTCAGGAAATACTGCTTCAGGTGGTGGTAGGACTGGGGAGAGTGGAAAGGTGGCTTCAAGTTCTGGAAATGATGGTGCTTCTCAAAG TGCTGAAAGTGGTACCGAGGGCTCATCAGAAGGCAGTGATGAGAATGCTAACCAACAG GAAATTGCTGCAAATAAGAAAGGAAGCTTCAACCAGATGCTGGCAGATG GAGCCAATGCACAAAACAACACAGGTGGACCAAATGCCAAATCTTCAGTGACTGGGAAACCCATCGCCAACATTCCTGGAACTAATCTGAACATGGGAATGGATTTGTGGAATACCACCAATGCAGCTTCTGGGGCTGGAAAAGTGAGAGGAAATGCTGTCTCATCAGCTATTGTTTCTGTACCAATGGTTGGTCGTGATGGTATGATGCCTGAACAATGGGTTCAA GACGAACGCGAGCTAAAAAGACAGAAGAGGAAGCAGTCTAACCGGGAGTCTGCCAGGAGATCAAGATTACGCAAGCAG GCGGAGTGTGAAGAACTACAAGCGAGAGTGCAGACATTGAACAACGAAAACCGTACTCTTAGGGACGAGTTACAGAGGCTCTCCGAGGAATGTGAAAAGCTAACATCAGAAAATAGTTCCATCAAG GAAGAATTGACACGATTTTGTGGGCCAGAGGCATTAGCTAACTTCGAAAAAGGAACCGCTGCAGCACCTGCTCAATCTCGAGGCGGCGAAGGCAAAGATTAA
- the LOC103485029 gene encoding vicilin-like seed storage protein At2g18540: protein MKKPTAISVSGSPFSLSFLISIFFLFFSLPAYADDGWWEGDSPVVKRANERIQLLKTEYGDISAVDFDDGSRFGPYHLQFITLEPNSLFLPVLLHSDMVFYIHTGSGRLNWFDENDLKEVDLRRGDLYRLHPGSIFYLQSSLEIEREKLRIYALFSSTDEDSFNPSIGAYSRVTDLVRGFGKEVLRKAFMAPDEVIEEIMTAKRPPLIVHAAAPTPSIKAKSSSPWEFEARLLKAFLGGDASGIEFNKKKKKKKGIYNVYEVDPDFENCNGWSLTVTKKNSHQLKGSNIGFLVVNLTAGSMMGPHWNPRAWEIGIVTSDEPGVVHVGCSSTSANSSKCKNWSFVVEKGDIFVVPRFHPMAQMSFNNGTFVFVGFSTTNGHNMPQFFVGSSSVLQLVDREVLAWSFDVNVTTVDRLLKARVESIILECTSCAEEEVRKMEEEAEREREEEEERKREEEERRKREEEEQRKREEEEEERRKREEEEQRKREEEEEERRKREEEERRKREEEEEAEREEERKREEEERKREEEEAQREEERRRRREEEEKREKEREEEEQRRREEEEQQQEEEEAQREEERRRRREEEERKREEEEREKEREEEQQQEEEEAKREEEEERKREEEREAKREEEEAREREEEHQRERGRRRREAEERQRRRWEEEEEEEEGEEEEEEQQPVLRILSQWT from the exons ATGAAGAAACCCACAGCAATTTCAGTTTCAGGATCGCCATTTTCACTTTCCTTTCTTATCTccatcttcttccttttcttctctcttcctGCATATGCCGATGACGGATGGTGGGAAGGAGACAGTCCTGTGGTGAAAAGAGCCAATGAAAGAATCCAACTTCTCAAAACAGAGTACGGTGACATCTCCGCCGTTGATTTCGACGATGGCTCTCGATTTGGACCTTACCATCTTCAGTTCATCACATTGGAACCCAATTCACTGTTTCTCCCTGTTCTTCTTCATTCTGATATGGTGTTCTATATCCACACTG GGAGTGGGAGATTGAATTGGTTTGATGAAAATGATTTGAAGGAGGTGGATTTACGGCGGGGAGATCTTTATAGGCTTCATCCAGGCTCCATCTTTTACTTGCAGAGTAGCTTAGAGATCGAACGTGAAAAGCTTCGAATTTATGCTCTGTTTTCCAGCACAGATGAGGATTCATTC AATCCTTCCATTGGAGCATACTCCCGCGTCACTGATCTGGTTCGTGGCTTCGGCAAAGAAGTTCTTCGTAAAGCTTTCATG GCCCCTGATGAAGTAATAGAGGAAATAATGACCGCGAAGAGGCCGCCGCTAATCGTCCACGCTGCTGCACCAACGCCGAGCATAAAGGCAAAGTCTTCGTCACCATGGGAATTTGAAGCTCGGTTATTGAAAGCTTTTCTAGGAGGGGACGCAAGTGGGATAGAAttcaacaagaagaagaagaagaagaaaggcaTATACAACGTTTATGAAGTAGACCCAGATTTTGAGAATTGCAATGGATGGAGTTTGACTGTAACCAAGAAAAACTCCCATCAATTGAAAGGCTCCAACATCGGCTTCCTCGTAGTCAACCTCACGGCG GGTTCAATGATGGGTCCGCATTGGAATCCGAGGGCGTGGGAGATTGGGATTGTGACATCGGACGAGCCGGGGGTGGTTCATGTAGGGTGTTCGAGCACCTCGGCTAACAGTTCAAAATGCAAGAATTGGAGTTTTGTGGTAGAGAAAGGGGACATATTTGTAGTGCCAAGGTTCCATCCAATGGCGCAAATGTCATTCAACAATGGAACATTTGTATTTGTGGGATTTAGCACGACCAATGGACATAACATGCCACAGTTCTTTGTCGGGAGTAGCTCTGTTTTGCAACTTGTGGACAGGGAAGTATTGGCATGGTCGTTTGATGTGAATGTGACAACGGTTGATCGGTTATTGAAAGCTAGAGTTGAGTCGATTATATTGGAATGTACTTCATGTGCCGAAGAGGAAGTAAGGAAAATGGAAGAGGAAgctgagagagagagagaggaggaagaagaaagaaagcgaGAAGAGGAGGAACGGAGGAAAAGGGAAGAAGAGGAACAGAGGAAgagagaagaggaagaggaggaaCGGAGGAAAAGGGAAGAAGAGGAacagagaaagagagaagaggaagaagaggaacGGAGGAAAAGGGAAGAAGAGGAACGGAGGAAAagggaagaagaggaagaagcagagagagaggaagagaggaagagagaagaggaagagaggaagagagaagaggaagaagcacagagagaggaagagaggaggaggaggagagaagaggaagagaagagagagaaagagagagaagaggagGAACAGAGgaggagagaagaagaagagcaacagcaggaggaggaagaagcacaaagagaggaagagaggaggaggaggagagaagaggaagagagaaaaagagaggaagaagagagagagaaagagagagaagaagagcaacagcaggaggaggaggaagccaaaagagaggaagaagaagagaggaagagagagGAAGAAAGGGAGGCAAAGAGAGAGGAGGAGGAAGCTAGGGAGAGAGAGGAAGAGCATCAAAGAGAGAGAGGGAGGAGGCGGAGAGAGGCGGAGGAAAGACAGAGAAGACGGtgggaggaggaagaagaagaagaagaaggagaggaggaggaggaggagcagCAGCCAGTGCTAAGAATTTTGTCACAATGGACTTGA
- the LOC103485031 gene encoding G-box-binding factor 1 isoform X1: MGTGEEGTPSKTSKPPSSSQEIAPTPSYPDWSSSVQAYYGAGATPPPFFASTVASPTPHPYLWGGQHPLMSPYGTPLPYPAIYPPGGVYAHPNITVTPGSVPINAEYEGKSPDGKERASKKSKGMSGNTASGGGRTGESGKVASSSGNDGASQSAESGTEGSSEGSDENANQQEIAANKKGSFNQMLADGANAQNNTGGPNAKSSVTGKPIANIPGTNLNMGMDLWNTTNAASGAGKVRGNAVSSAIVSVPMVGRDGMMPEQWVQDERELKRQKRKQSNRESARRSRLRKQAECEELQARVQTLNNENRTLRDELQRLSEECEKLTSENSSIKEELTRFCGPEALANFEKGTAAAPAQSRGGEGKD, from the exons ATGGGGACAGGGGAAGAGGGCACGCCTTCTAAAACTTCCAAACCTCCCTCTTCATCCCAG GAAATAGCTCCAACACCTTCATATCCTGATTGGTCAAGCTCAGTGCAG GCTTATTATGGTGCTGGTGCTACTCCGCCTCCCTTCTTTGCATCTACTGTTGCTTCTCCAACTCCCCACCCTTACCTCTGGGGAGGTCAG CATCCTTTGATGTCACCTTATGGGACTCCACTACCTTATCCAGCTATATATCCTCCTGGGGGAGTTTATGCCCATCCCAATATTACTGTG actccTGGCTCTGTACCAATCAATGCTGAATATGAAGGGAAATCCCCTGATGGAAAGGAAAGGGCCTCAAAAAAATCAAAGGGCATGTCAGGAAATACTGCTTCAGGTGGTGGTAGGACTGGGGAGAGTGGAAAGGTGGCTTCAAGTTCTGGAAATGATGGTGCTTCTCAAAG TGCTGAAAGTGGTACCGAGGGCTCATCAGAAGGCAGTGATGAGAATGCTAACCAACAG GAAATTGCTGCAAATAAGAAAGGAAGCTTCAACCAGATGCTGGCAGATG GAGCCAATGCACAAAACAACACAGGTGGACCAAATGCCAAATCTTCAGTGACTGGGAAACCCATCGCCAACATTCCTGGAACTAATCTGAACATGGGAATGGATTTGTGGAATACCACCAATGCAGCTTCTGGGGCTGGAAAAGTGAGAGGAAATGCTGTCTCATCAGCTATTGTTTCTGTACCAATGGTTGGTCGTGATGGTATGATGCCTGAACAATGGGTTCAA GACGAACGCGAGCTAAAAAGACAGAAGAGGAAGCAGTCTAACCGGGAGTCTGCCAGGAGATCAAGATTACGCAAGCAG GCGGAGTGTGAAGAACTACAAGCGAGAGTGCAGACATTGAACAACGAAAACCGTACTCTTAGGGACGAGTTACAGAGGCTCTCCGAGGAATGTGAAAAGCTAACATCAGAAAATAGTTCCATCAAG GAAGAATTGACACGATTTTGTGGGCCAGAGGCATTAGCTAACTTCGAAAAAGGAACCGCTGCAGCACCTGCTCAATCTCGAGGCGGCGAAGGCAAAGATTAA